A region from the Lolium perenne isolate Kyuss_39 chromosome 4, Kyuss_2.0, whole genome shotgun sequence genome encodes:
- the LOC127294049 gene encoding disease resistance protein Pik-2 gives MADLAVGLAKSVVEGALTKAQSAIEEDSRLRQSAQRDLVFITGEFQMMQSFLKLADDERARNIVVRTWVRQIRELAYDVEDCIEFVLHLDKKSQWWRRMLPPFIAAATQPLDEAIAEIRQLKARVEDVSSRNARYSLISDSGSKPAVVQQQPPAAARAAMGAAAFSMLVEATDIAKRQHGDLTQLITKKDDGLQVISVWGTGGDLGTLSIIRKAYEDPEICQNFSCRAWVKLTHPFSPLEFIRSLKVQFYANSCKEPGSSNRVGVLKMMEATQDDLETFMKDLDSKKYIIVLEDVSTIVDWDAVRMFIPGSKKGSCIIVSTQQSEIASVCVGYPYQVLELKQFSNEHSVYAFREGSQGDREKAEEIPPENGVSPATILTSKTNAANNWKMKYPIIGRESEMNELRQYTTFARFNSLQVISVWGIDGVGKSALVRNLFCDRILTEGLFGKYGWVDVSHPFNLRDFARSLLLDFHSDSFQTKETINHGAISFKNPIQECRDLLEQHYCLVVIDDLQSKDEWDLIKTSLLSRSSKSVIIAISTEASIATCCADNEELVFNVKGLQADAAFDLFHQEADRKNPLSNLKDLKEKPKLIDLILKCGGLPKVIIAIAGVLAKKTVTLMHTVSSTHGRFMHTLETNPEYDSLRGLFGWMYSYFRSCPDSLKPCIFYMSLFPRDQSVRRRRVVRRWVAEGYCRDTEDKSAEQNGEVFFSNLLDLSIIQQPPQLVTTTTLGDTRMISCRVNGFIREYIVSRRMEENLVFELEGSCIVTTQRTGRHLIIRDSWDRDKIVFESMDFSRLRSLTVFGNWKQFFVSESMKLLRVLDLEDASGVEDADLEQMLKQLHRLKFMSLRGCSEIHRLPSSFAHLQQLQTLDIRGTSIGKLPRSITRLQKLQYIRAGTSVQAEQSSTSCISVTKFCGPCHQVGVIVPGGIDKLTALHTFGVVNIGASGGNVILKELKDLTQLRKLGVSGINRRNSKKFFSAISGHVHLESLSVQLDKDSRGCLAGILLPLKTLQSLKLHGPVEKLPVLEINQDSKLTKLDLEMTLLTETEIELIHSLPKLCTLRIKQLQNSKLAFCVKKNGLELPTYEKVKVLEIAFSSNLDVTFGANTMRSLELLKAHCCNGSSVKFSGLENLSQLKEVLLKGCCDDKLKEELRIQLNGHPKKPTLKLEA, from the exons ATGGCGGACCTCGCGGTCGGCCTGGCCAAATCGGTGGTGGAGGGGGCGCTGACCAAGGCGCAGTCGGCCATCGAGGAGGACTCCAGGCTCCGGCAGAGCGCGCAGCGGGACCTGGTGTTCATCACCGGCGAGTTCCAAATGATGCAGTCCTTTCTGAAGCTCGCCGACGACGAGCGCGCGCGGAACATCGTGGTGCGGACCTGGGTGCGGCAGATCCGGGAGCTCGCCTACGACGTGGAGGACTGCATCGAGTTCGTCCTCCACCTCGACAAGAAGTCCCAGTGGTGGCGCCGCATGCTCCCGCCCTTCATCGCGGCGGCCACGCAGCCGCTCGACGAGGCCATCGCCGAGATACGGCAGCTCAAGGCCCGGGTCGAGGATGTGAGCTCCAGGAACGCGCGGTACAGCCTCATCAGCGACTCCGGCTCCAAGCCCGCCGTCGTGCAGCAGCAGCCACCCGCGGCGGCGCGCGCCGCCATGGGAGCCGCGGCGTTCAGCATGCTCGTCGAGGCCACGGATATCGCCAAACGGCAGCATGGGGATCTCACCCAGCTCATCACCAAGAAAGACGACGGTCTCCAGGTAATCTCCGTGTGGGGGACGGGCGGCGATCTCGGCACGCTATCCATCATCAGGAAGGCGTACGAGGATCCAGAAATTTGCCAAAACTTCAGCTGCCGTGCCTGGGTGAAGCTCACGCATCCTTTCAGCCCCCTGGAGTTCATCCGGAGCTTGAAGGTTCAGTTCTATGCAAACTCTTGCAAAGAACCAGGATCGAGCAACCGTGTAGGAGTACTGAAGATGATGGAGGCCACTCAAGACGATCTGGAAACATTCATGAAGGATCTCGACAGCAAGAAGTACATCATCGTCTTAGAAGATGTGTCCACCATTGTAGATTGGGATGCTGTCAGAATGTTTATTCCCGGCAGTAAGAAAGGCAGCTGTATCATTGTGTCAACACAACAATCCGAAATAGCAAGCGTCTGCGTGGGATATCCCTACCAAGTGTTGGAGCTGAAGCAGTTCTCCAACGAGCACTCGGTTTATGCCTTCAGAGAG GGATCTCAAGGTGATAGAGAGAAAGCTGAGGAGATACCACCAGAGAACGGAGTGAGCCCTGCCACAATTCTCACCTCTAAAACAAATGCAGCCAACAACTGGAAGATGAAGTATCCCATAATTGGACGCGAATCAGAAATGAATGAGCTTCGCCAGTATACAACCTTTGCACGTTTTAACTCTCTTCAAGTTATATCTGTCTGGGGAATAGATGGCGTTGGGAAATCAGCTCTTGTGAGAAACTTGTTCTGCGACAGAATTCTTACCGAGGGACTATTTGGGAAGTATGGTTGGGTGGATGTATCGCATCCGTTCAATTTAAGGGACTTTGCTCGGAGCTTACTTTTGGATTTTCATTCTGACTCATTTCAAACCAAGGAGACTATTAATCATGGAGCAATAAGTTTCAAAAACCCCATTCAAGAGTGTCGTGATCTCTTGGAACAACACTATTGCCTTGTCGTCATTGACGATTTGCAGTCCAAGGATGAATGGGACTTGATAAAAACTTCATTATTGTCTAGATCCTCTAAAAGTGTTATCATCGCAATTTCAACCGAAGCAAGCATCGCCACATGTTGCGCGGATAATGAAGAACTTGTGTTTAATGTCAAAGGTCTTCAAGCTGATGCAGCCTTTGATCTCTTCCACCAGGAG GCAGATAGGAAGAACCCATTATCCAATTTGAAGGATCTCAAAGAAAAACCGAAGCTAATTGACCTTATTCTCAAGTGTGGTGGACTTCCAAAAGTAATAATTGCAATAGCTGGTGTATTGGCTAAGAAGACAGTCACATTAATGCATACCGTGAGTTCTACCCATGGTAGATTCATGCACACGTTGGAGACCAATCCAGAGTACGACAGTCTACGTGGGCTATTCGGTTGGATGTATTCCTACTTCCGCAGTTGCCCGGATTCCCTCAAACCGTGCATCTTTTACATGTCACTTTTCCCCAGAGATCAGAGCGTTCGGCGGAGACGCGTGGTGAGGCGGTGGGTTGCAGAGGGCTACTGTCGGGACACTGAAGACAAATCGGCAGAGCAAAATGGGGAGGTGTTCTTCTCCAATCTCCTCGATCTGAGCATAATCCAGCAACCACCACAGCTAGTCACCACCACCACATTGGGTGACACAAGGATGATCTCATGCCGTGTCAATGGCTTCATCCGTGAATACATTGTCTCACGGCGGATGGAGGAGAACCTTGTCTTTGAGCTGGAGGGCAGCTGCATTGTGACCACCCAACGGACCGGTCGCCACCTCATCATAAGGGATAGCTGGGACAGGGACAAGATTGTGTTTGAGAGCATGGACTTCTCGAGGCTACGATCATTGACTGTGTTTGGGAATTGGAAACAATTCTTCGTCTCCGAAAGCATGAAGCTTCTTCGGGTGCTTGATCTAGAGGATGCATCTGGCGTAGAGGATGCTGATCTCGAGCAGATGCTGAAGCAACTACATCGTCTCAAGTTCATGTCACTGCGTGGATGTAGTGAGATCCACCGTTTGCCAAGTTCATTTGCTCATCTGCAGCAACTCCAGACTCTCGATATCAGGGGCACCTCTATTGGGAAGCTGCCAAGGAGCATCACCAGGCTGCAAAAGTTGCAGTACATCCGTGCCGGCACATCCGTTCAGGCAGAGCAATCATCAACATCATGTATTTCAGTAACCAAATTTTGCGGACCTTGCCACCAAGTTGGTGTTATTGTGCCCGGAGGGATTGACAAACTGACAGCGTTGCACACGTTTGGTGTTGTCAATATTGGAGCATCAGGTGGGAATGTAATCCTAAAAGAGCTCAAAGATCTGACCCAGTTGCGCAAGCTTGGAGTGTCCGGCATCAACAGGAGAAACAGCAAGAAGTTTTTCTCTGCAATCTCAGGTCATGTCCATTTGGAATCCTTGTCAGTGCAGCTGGACAAGGACAGTCGAGGTTGTTTGGCTGGCATATTGCTACCTTTGAAGACATTGCAGAGTCTCAAACTGCATGGGCCTGTCGAGAAGTTGCCAGTTTTAGAGATCAACCAGGATAGCAAGCTGACAAAATTGGATTTGGAGATGACCCTATTGACAGAGACTGAAATAGAGCTCATTCACAGTCTACCCAAATTATGCACTCTTCGTATCAAGCAGCTCCAAAATAGCAAGCTTGCTTTTTGTGTCAAAAAGAATGGCCTTGAGTTGCCCACTTACGAAAAGGTCAAGGTCCTCGAGATTGCTTTCAGCTCCAACTTAGATGTTACTTTTGGAGCAAACACAATGAGAAGTCTTGAGCTGCTGAAGGCTCACTGCTGCAATGGGTCTTCGGTGAAGTTCTCCGGCCTGGAGAATCTATCTCAACTGAAGGAAGTCTTGCTGAAGGGTTGCTGTGACGACAAGCTGAAGGAAGAGCTGCGGATCCAACTCAACGGTCATCCAAAGAAACCGACTCTGAAGCTGGAGGCATAA